Part of the Lotus japonicus ecotype B-129 chromosome 6, LjGifu_v1.2 genome, GTGATCCTCTCATTGTAGAAGCACTAACCCAACCCAATGTAGTTGAAGCTATCCTAGAGGTGTTGTTTGCCTCAACTGAAGATGAAATTCTGGAATTGATTATATCAATTCTAGCAGAATTGATACAAAGGAATGTTGCTATTAGACAAATTATACTGAATTCTGATCCACAATTAGAAATATTTGTGAGACTTCTTAGAAGCACTAGTCTTTTTCTAAAAGCTGCAGTTCTGCTTTATCTGTCAAAGCCACAGGCAAAACAGATGCTATCATCAGAATTTGTGCCACTAGCACTTAGAGTGTTGGAATTTGGAGACAAATTGCAGACCCTCTTCACAGTACAATGCAGTCCTCAAGTAGCAGCATTTTACATATTGGACCAACTTCTTACTGGTTTTGATGAAGATAAGAACTTGGAGAATGCAAGGCAAGTTCTTTCACTTGGGGGGTTGACCCTTCTCATGAGAAGAATTGAAGAAGGAGAGGTCCATGAGAGAAACAATGTTGCGTTGATGATTTCATGTTGCATTAAAGCTGAAGGAAGCTGTAGGGTTTTTTTAGCTGAAAATATAAATACAACTTCATTGCTTGAACTCATTGTTCTTGGGAGCAAACAAAGTTCCAATGGTTATGCCTTGTATGTGCTAGCTGAGTTGCTCTACTTGGATAGGTATGTTACGCGGAGCATGTTTGGATGCGGACCaaagcacttattggagcttatctagtgTTATTTTCTAGTAGATAATCTCCAATAAATGCTCTTTAGTACGTATCCAAATGGGCTCTCCAGAGAtgttttcttgtttttcttttggtttggttttttcttgtttttcttcAATCTGGAAATGCTAAGAATCTTTTGGAATCATGCCAGAAGAAGCAAGATATTAAATTTCTTAAGAAGACTCAAAGATGGATGGGGTGGCCTAAACACAATGcatattttcttcatttacCTTCAgaaggctccaccagaagaaaAGCCTTTAGTTGCAGTGATATTGTTGATGCTTGATCTTATGGTAATTCATTCAACTTATTAGATCTATTGGTTATGCACAGTTATCTAACTTATGTGAATTTCATAATTTCTAGGTTTAATTGCATTTCATTTTTCCTAGCAAATTTAGTCCCTAATTTTTTGTAATTGTAATCTCAAATTATCAAATTGATTTTAATATCTTGAATAGTTGACAAATGCAATAGCAGTTGTGTTGCAGGAAGATCATTTCAAGGGAAGCTTATATAGAGCAGAAGCTATTGAAACAGTAGTATCTGCTTTAAATTGTCAACTATGTAATGATAGAGTTCAACAGCAATCAGCCAGAGCTCTACTCTTGTTAGGAGGCCACTTTTCATATACAGGGGAGTCATTAATGGAAAAAGTGCTTTTGCAAAAAGTAGGTTTCCAAGAAACTTGCTTAGAAGATTCATTTCCTCCTGGCAAGGAAATGGTTGTTTATGATTCAATTCACAGGGTAAGCTTTggttaaaataataattatgcGATTCATGCATGTTTagaacattttcttttttcccgGAATGAATTCTGGCACTCAGAAGTTGCTACACTACTTAGAGAAGTTATTCTCCATAATTAAATTTGTCTTCAGAAATCAATTGTATAAGGATCTCTAAACAGGCATATAATTTTTAGTAGGCTTGTCTTTTACTTCACGCATGCGAACATGCTTCTAGCACTTATGGTTTCACTATTTAGCACTTCAAAATTACTGATCAAATGTATGTCTTTGACTAGAataaggaggaagaagaagctgaacTTTGGCAAAAAAGAGCAGCATGTGTCTTGTTTGAAAGTGGAAGCAAGAAATTGCTATCAGCACTTGCAGATTCTTCAGCCAATGGCATCGCATGTTTGGCGCATGCGAGCCTTATAACTATTTCATGGATGAGCAGCTACCTCAACTTAGttgaagatagaaatttgcCACCAATGGCTTTCTCAATCTTAGCACCCCAGCTGCTACAATCCTTGAATTATGATAATGATGTTGAGAAAAGAGTGCTAGCTTCATATTCATTGCTATGCCTTATTAAAAATTCAGGTATGCCAAACTTTACCTTTTAATTGCAATTTTATATCATGTTTTAACTTTTCTTTCATTTACATTTGTACTTAGTTTTGACATATTGCTTGCAGGATGTGTTTCTGTCCTACCATCATTGAATAAAGATTCACTCAGACATCTCAGAAATCTCTCCCTAGTGACATGGACTGCCAATGAACTCATTTCAATTGTCTCAAAAAGCAGCTTGGAATTAAGTCAATGATGAGCAAGTTTCATGTTAGTTGAATCTTAGTGTGTATTTGAATACCAGTTAAGTGCAACAGATTTATCCAATTCTATAAgagtttcattcactttttGTCTCAAAGTGAGTGCTAACTACTAATACCCGTTTGCATTGGTTCAGACGGGTAACCAAACATAGCCTCATCTGTTTTCTGTCTTTCATGCAAGTGTGATTGTAAGCTAGCATCCTTGAGTTTTGTATAGTTAATTTGATTGAAAGGGAATATTTCTACCAAAAGAAACCTATGATAGTTTATGATTTCATTGTCTTAAAAGCTTGCTTagccaaagaaagaaactaCAGAAAAGGAGGGGTTATAAAAGCGACCAGTGGCAGAACATGTCCAACTTAAGTTTCATCTAGATCTCAGCACCATCTTTGTCCTGAGTTTCAAAAGTTGTAGTaacctcactctctctctctctctctggctAGACTCCTTCACATGGGTAACAGAAAAGATATAGACAAAAAGAGAGGTTTCaatattctattttatttgtttacaCATGGATAACAACTTCTCTCTTGCTTGGTTCTTAATGTGCAACTATTTGCTGGACATAGTGACAGGGTGAGCATTCAGCTCTCCACAGAAACAGATTCTCTTGGATAAAAATATCATTTCCTTCCAAGAATAGCTGACAGATTGTACTGAACAATTTGGAGCATGAATACATGATTGATATCATCTTTGTGAGTATCTTCTCAACTCACAAAAGCTTCttcccataattgattatgaaattTACAATCAACGTTAaaaagatttccaaacatgcaacgATTAGACTAAAATCATGGTTTGCTACTATCCATCATGATTTTTGTTTCATCATGACTTTCCACCGTATATCCTAACATGCAGTGAACAGTATTGTGACTATGATGTGATCATTCATTGCAGAAAACCGGTAGAgcaattttttccttctttttaatCTCCAACCTTAAAATATCAGCAACTAATTAAACTGACTTGATATGACTATTTAAGTCATGGCTTGTGACTTAATCTGCATATAAATCAAATATCTGATTAAAAACATTTTATCCTAAAGTCTCTGATAACAACCCTCATTTCTTCATTCTTTCACGAAATCTACTcctaatagttttttttttcttcaagtaTCACTTCTTCTCCTAACGCAGTAACTTACAAGATATTCAAACACACACTCACTCTTCAATCATTCTTTCGTAATGATGCCCTAATGAAGAGGACAAACACCTCTTGACTACAAAGAACTGACAATTTACTAAGTGTTACCATTTGATATATCCTTCTCCAAAAGGAAACTCTAGCCGAGCTTTCATTGTCTAGGACCCCTTAATGTTTCTTGTTCATGGCCTCATCCTTCTTCAAATTGGGGTCCAAATGCATATTGACAAGTGAGCTTTTGATTGGACCACAATATTTTGTATCACAAATCAATCTTACATCTATCATGTGTGACTAGTGTTGATCTTCTAATAGCTTTGCAACCATTATGAGAGTGGCCTACCCACCCCACCACAGCTTCTGCCATTGTCCTTATATGCATTAGATAAAAACAAAGTATatggattgatcacctagacTCGAGCCCAAAAGTTAGAACAATCTAATATCAATTGAATTGATTTGTGTGTTTAGTGGTCACATGTTAATTTACTATTgctgaaattaaattttttatttttcactatAGGTTGGGTTATTatcaataatattattttcattttcggTAAAAAAGTAAAGGTAACAAGAATGAAACTTTCGACCACTAAATCATACAAACTCTCATATCATTGTCTTAAAACACACTTTTTACACATCTACAAGTTCAATTGGTACTAGACACGGATGCGGCACTTAGTGTGTGTTTAGATTTCTGTTTAACTCAATGACAAAATAAATCTATATTGTCTTATTTTTTCAATCCATGTTAAACTTAATATAACAAATTCTAACTTATCCATTTGTGCATTGAAATACGTGAAATTATGTTGGCTGTTACACCAAACCTAACACACACTTAACCCTCAAGTTCCGGGTTAAGTTAAGGGAGGTAAAGTACTCGTCTAAGGGGCGAGGAAATGTTCTATTAGTGCGGGGCAACTCCAGAGTTTGGTGACACTTGGATGTTACATTATTACATCAACCATCTACAATTCTACATGGTCCCTCTTTATCATTCTCTGTGCTGTTCACCATCACGTGGCAGTCTTTATTATATCTTTCTGTATGCAATGTGTGTAGCCTACACATACGGACATTAGTTCaaactttttagtttttacaatCTGCTTGAAACTTGGCATCAAAGGAGAAACTGTGGAAGGGACCACGAAGTCAGACATTCCCCATGATACAATTAAAAGCCATTCATGACAAGAGTCAAGAGAAATGTAAATTTAAACTCAAACTTCAGATTCCTTTTGAAACCGCATAATCCAAAGGTTGATACAAAAGTAGTATAATTGTAGAAGACATTCAAAGTTCTTGTTTTCTTTGGTGTTGTGATTCGGTAATGTCAAGGTTAATTTGCATTCATAGTATTTTCCTCCTTCTAGAAAATTCCAACATATGAAAGTGtaacaaaattgatttttgttttctataGGAAAATTTAAGCACTTAGAGGAGATTAACGACATACCAAGCGACGACTGAGTTGTCTCCTCtttaattgatgtgaaaaaaaaacGATGATGAACATTGAAACAATGCAAACCATTATCAGACACTCACTTTTGTAACGGTTTTTAACCGCCACAAAATATACTAACAGTTAAAAACCGTCATAAAAGTAAAGTGTCTGAGAGTTATCTGCACTATTTTAGTATTTGTGTATCATTGCTGGTTGTGGAAGCCACTAGATACTCACTCCAGTGCCATGCTGGGGAATCTCCCTGTTCACTTCCAAACCTAGTGTTCCataagtgaatttttttttttcaataagttGTTTTCCTTCCAAAACTTATTTGTTAACCTTACAAAATGTAACTTACTCAAGCCCACTGGACTCCACTAGCCCATTTTT contains:
- the LOC130723109 gene encoding putative E3 ubiquitin-protein ligase LIN; translated protein: MASLGELTSAERRGLIHHSERPQHKLPQQHEKKPLPSYICHDPKSLASSRRGSSSSEFKRAGTASERSNTKSLVSSSDARMDEGAIRAVIAILSGYIGRYVKDEHFRKTIREKCFSFLDKRRRKDSGNEILLNMELGMEKVNKLVEDHGTKKQQVTMMKSLRNSVELLTKVASTCGVHDSHVSACSHLYLAIAYKLQRNDKVSSKHLLQVFCDSPSFARTYLLHDLWEHLFLPHLLHLKIWYSKELEFLSDEGEKEKKMKVLSKVYNEKMDNGTSQFALYYKQWLKNGTSEAPLPVVSLPSRLSYRLSRRRSSDSFISNTSINQNLYKTVFGLNLSRQPTGLSDRNGVLTTSTGFEIDEKLHGDEHKCSLVQEEDRTRISFGRSPKQIDKNQAQLWPVSQRSDYFQYFSCRFIPTERLANNSYRSKNSSNVLANDFIGAITTISSSDILSECEFAVRVVAKAWLNSPGDPLIVEALTQPNVVEAILEVLFASTEDEILELIISILAELIQRNVAIRQIILNSDPQLEIFVRLLRSTSLFLKAAVLLYLSKPQAKQMLSSEFVPLALRVLEFGDKLQTLFTVQCSPQVAAFYILDQLLTGFDEDKNLENARQVLSLGGLTLLMRRIEEGEVHERNNVALMISCCIKAEGSCRVFLAENINTTSLLELIVLGSKQSSNGYALYVLAELLYLDRRSKILNFLRRLKDGWGGLNTMHIFFIYLQKAPPEEKPLVAVILLMLDLMEDHFKGSLYRAEAIETVVSALNCQLCNDRVQQQSARALLLLGGHFSYTGESLMEKVLLQKVGFQETCLEDSFPPGKEMVVYDSIHRNKEEEEAELWQKRAACVLFESGSKKLLSALADSSANGIACLAHASLITISWMSSYLNLVEDRNLPPMAFSILAPQLLQSLNYDNDVEKRVLASYSLLCLIKNSGCVSVLPSLNKDSLRHLRNLSLVTWTANELISIVSKSSLELSQ